From the genome of Solea senegalensis isolate Sse05_10M linkage group LG21, IFAPA_SoseM_1, whole genome shotgun sequence:
aacgaaaaaaaaaaagacactaaaCTGTTTCTTTGCCATTATATAAAAATAGTGTTGCTACAAAAGTATAAATTAGGCTTACTAATAAGACAACTCAGATCTGAATCTACACAGGAATCTGCTGCCAAAGTGcgataaaaaaagacaaaaattaaTAGAATCAAACacgatttttcttttttcttctttttgcattttagCAGAGTATAAAAGGAAGAAATGCCTGTTAAATAGGATAAAAGCAACACTAGTTTCTTAACCTGAATTGATGATACAGACTATAATCCAGAGTAAAACAGATCTCCATGTTAGCATCCTTATACCATACTTTTTACAAGTGAACGTTTATTATCCGAATAAGTTAAAATcctgaaacaaaataaaacttacAGCTGATTTCTAACAACAGTATCTAAATTGAGTTTTTCTATTATATCAAAACCTTTTGAAATGCTACTGTAGAAAAAAGAGGTATAATGTTATTGGTGCTCCCTACTTTATCTCTGAAATAAaggcgcccccttgtggcataaaaacagcagtttttcTTGTATATACATCCTCTGAAAATGGATGATGTCAGCCCATTAACACCAAACCCATGATCAACGTCGCTACTTTCACCTTCAAAAAGGCTAAAATTCAGTCCACGTTTGCCTATTAATCTCTCGATGACATGTCTTTAGATAACGTCTACTCTGCACCAATATGACTCCATTCCGTCTGATGAGAAACACTGGCTGATAACTTTATATATTGTACTCTTATTAAAAGCATGCATATCTTAGATATAATTCTCATTTAATTAACAAAAAGTGTTATTCTTAAGTAAAATTTCCGTTGACATCATTAAGTCAACAATGGCATTTTTGTCCCAGAGCATATCCTATTTAAAATACTTATTTAAAAacggaaaggaaaaaaagaaaatctctctcTATCAGTTCAATCGAGGATCACTGCTCTAACGGCAGACCAATGTACAGTTTATCGACTACTTCTTTGACCGAAgctataattgtttttttgtatgaacAACTAATTTCCAATCCCTAAAGTTACAACATTACCTTCTGAGTACTGAGGTAAAAACATTAGACTGgtactgtaaaagaaaaaaaataataattgaattgaaaaattGAATTTACAGTAATTGGTTTTCATactaaaaaatacaaatttgtgACATAAATCAGGTTGAAAACAGCAGTGAAcataaaaaatgtgacaaaaaaagtccattCAAAGCACATCTGTCATATGAGACTGGCCGCCAAATGCATTTTGAATAAATTGTATCATATGAATCCCCATACAGGCTGTATTTAGATggaacaaaaatattattattatcatcatcatcatcatcataccgAGACTGATTACTTCTTAAAAATATTCAGTCGCCATGTAACAAAATGACTCCAGTCAGTGTGGGTGATAAATAAAGCATAAACAATCACAACGGTCCACAAGGGTGACGGTGGTGCAGTTTGTAGACGGTTAAGTTGTGATAATACGATAGTGACACAGGATTAAACAAGTCACttcttcatttcaaatacaGTGCAGCAGTATTTGTGTCGTCAACCAAAAACAGTGAGAGTTGttaagcaggaaaaacaaaaaaaaacaaaaaacaggagaCCGCACCTTGTGTTTTACTGCGGccttgtgaggaaaaaaaaaaatctaaagcATATGTTAGGCAGctaatgtttaacatttaagtcAAGGGTAGGTTATATAGCAAAAATGAAGGAGTCTGTTTTCATACAGTGAACAGTTGTGCTTGGGTGTGTGTCAATGTTGCAATCAATAGTGGCCTGTTTTACTGAACTGAGATCATTTGAAAGCTTATGTGCTCATTCACTTGtaactttttacaacttgggaAGATAGGAATAAAGCACTTATTCTCAAATACCTCAGATTCTCAAATacctcatatttttttttttttttcaaaagaagTCCACATCAgaccaccagagggcactgCTTCAACCATTTTGTCAGTGAGTCCTTTGGAGTCgacagcagtgaaaacaaaactacaAGCTTCAGAAAAAGATGGTGAACAGAAGGCAATCGAAGAGCAATAGAAAAGGCATGGCATTGGCTCTGACTTGAGGGGTTAAAGTGATCGCATGAAAGAGAGACTTAAGgcccaaaaaacacaaatgacaaactAGTAGTTGACCGATTTAGTACCAGAGGCAACAAACAACGTATTACAGTATAACTTCCATTCATCCAAGTCATTTTAGGAGGTATTAGCTCGTGTAAATGTATTGTAAAAtccattagaaaaataaataacttgacTTCATTAGAATGCATGTGGTGACTTTAATGAATGTACTGTGAGAATTTGCTTTGTCCTAAAAGTGTTCCatctttttaaattgttctgtTTGTTGCAAATGGCACCAACTGCATTTGGGGTGGAACGTTTCACAAAAGTCACGATTCAGTACATGCCTCGGCGTTGAGGTCACAGTTGTGTGAGTTTTTTAGGTTCAGTGAGGAAAAAGTGGCGGTGCCTGCGTGGGTGCACTCATTCCTGAGAAGATCCCATTTATttcacaaagagaaaataatatatTCTTAATATTAAAACTGCAGGAGCATCGTGACAACagtcgttttttgttttttttttaaacgagaGAAAGTCAGAAACGGTGCCTCGTGATAAAGCTTATTgccttaaaaatgaaaatatgtggTTCACATAAGGAAGACAAAATTTATATTAGAAAGATTAATGCggaaagaataataaataaaaaggtagCACTAATAAGTTTCTTAATTAagctttgaacacacacacacacacacatacagtgggCAACCACACAAGGATTTATATAATTAAGAAATAAATCCTTGTCCAAAAGCTAAAACGGAAGGCTAATAACTTACTGCTGTTTATCTAATGGCAACGCACAGGCAGAACATCTTCAACATAGGAAAATGTGTATTAATGGACACACTTAAGGACACATACAAGTGTCTTTTCACAAAGCTAACTGATGTGGCATTTACTGAATTACCAGCCCTGGAaagtattaaaacacacaaaatggcctctacatgttgtttttgtatatttacTAACATGCAAGCTGGGTTGTACCATCAAGTATTTAAGGATAAAATAAGATTAATTTATTCAGTATGTTCCACAATTCATTGTTGGTGCAATCCAGCAAAGGAAATATAGTAAGGCTACATGAAATCTGTTTAAAAGCTGAGCACAAACGGGTTTTGATACCATGCTGCCCTCTGTGCGCCACGCACCAAACAAAAGTCCCCAACAGAAGGGTATTTAGACCGCTGCCTAAATGTGTCTCTTGTTTGACAATTTTCTTACTTTCTGTAGCACAAAACAAGGAGGAAGGCATCATATCAGAATTAAAGTTTTAtcagctgttcttttttttgttttccttctggGTGAAAAATGcatgcagtgcagtgcagtgcatgCAAATGATCTGCAGCTACAATTCAAGACCACTGATGTAACAACCCAAATTTGCTGTAAATAGTTTTCACTCAGACAACTCCCATGGCTGGATATGTCAAAATGCATCATTTCcagtggtagaaaaaaaaaatctgtaaatcATAAACCGAGTACACAATTGTCAGAGAAACAACGGCAGTGAAGATCCACTACTTGATTTCCTTTTGTCATACACCAATGAAAATGATTACTTTACTGTACGTGCTACAGTATTTAATACTAACCTCTTTGAAAACCTTGATAAGTGAGTTTGTTTTCAGAGGTCTATGACAGTAGTTTCAAGCAGCGAAAGCTGATTATACCTGAAAATCCTGCCATCCAGTgagaacaacagcaacatagcCTGGAGGAATTCAAATGACTGGCCAAGAGAAGACAGAAACTCATTCTGCTTCCATGTGCATCCCAAACCGAGTCTGGCATAACCAAACACAACAGCCTTTTGAGAGTTAACGTTCCACCCctacatttttttccacagtaCTTTACAACAGTCCTTTCTCcatataaaatatgtaataagCTATTTTATGGGTGTTTGCAACCTATACAATGTGAGTTTTCCTGTAAATATCTGTTTCGAGAAGTATTTATTGTCCATACACATTGAAGTTTACGGTTGTTCTAAccctacagtatataaataatagTCTTGAGTCATTTGTTGGAGGTGAGGGTTCGGTTGTTGAGGGTTGGTTGGAGCTTTCTTCTAGCCCATGTTAGAGCGAAGGAAAATGAGTTTGTTCATCTCCTCAGTGGTTACCTGTTGCCTCCTCTTCATAGCCAGGCTCTGCTCGCACACAGTCACGCACTCGCCATGTATGCCCACTGCAGGCACAGCGAGGAGCCACAGAGCCAGACGAGAGAGCCTGGGGAACTTCTCACCCACTGCTGAGCTCCAGTAGTGGAAGAGATCAGGTGTACCTTGGAGAAGAGGCTCAGCCAGGTACTGAAATATTTCTTGTCTAACCTTGTTTTGACTTTCGTCGTTACCAGACACAGAACACGAGGACGCCCCCCTTGAGGTGCCGCCGTTACTTCCACCACACTCAACACGGCTTATTTTAGTTGGGGGGCCGTCGGCGTCACGATCCTCTCCACCTGAACCTCCACCACCTGTCATACCTCCATCCCTGTTCTCAGCAGCCATTTCACAGGCACGAGAGATGATGTCTTCGTGCTGGTAAGCCGGCACTGAGCGAAGCTTGAGCAGTGGATCCAGGACCATGGCAACTTGGTGAGCCCGTTCAacctgaggacagacagacagtgactcTGCAACTATATGACAATAGACAAAgacaaatttatatttttttatttggaacagacacaatctatctatctagctatgtAATGTCACAATTTCCTTTACTAGAGAGGGGTAGTTTTTGAGAGCAACTAAATGGCCATCAAGTACCAAAAATTGGTAATAAAATGTGTAGTCAGACTTgtggttttaattaaaattattcCTGTATATCacttttaagaaaatgttttaaattattaaataaagtgCAGAATTAAGTTTCGATATTTGGTACTGTGGAAAAAAGTACTGCGACTGAAGGACTAAATTTCTGGCATTGTATTGGAACAAGAAGCAGTCCTACTAATGCATAATCACACTTTAACAGCAAAATGCCAATTTTTGGAAGGAAGTGATACAAATTCAATACCTTGAAGTTTTCTTTAAGTGCCTCTAGGAAGTAGTGGCAGAGCTTACTAGCAGTGCCAGTTCCAGCCTCTCCTGCTTTGGATGTGAAAAACTTCTCCAAGCGTAGGTAGACGGGCAGAACCTGCTGTAAGGTTGGTCTCCTCTGGCTGCTCAACTCCAGAGCTGCCAGGCGCAAAGGGGCCAACAGAGAAGCCAGTGTACCTAGCAGATGCTTGTTGAGACCTTGGAGTACTGGAGCTGTGGCCTTGCTGCGTCCGTAGGCCTCACAGATCTGTTCAAAGTGGGCATGGACCTGAAGAAGAGCTTCGGCCATGCGATCCCAGCAAGGCGGAGAGGGGCACTGAGTGGGACCGCCCTGTGAACCTTCATCAGAAGAGCTTGAGGATGTGTTGGTAAACAGTTCCTCGCGGAGAGCCAGTGTGGTGGAGGAGGCAATATCTCTGCACGTTGCGAGAAGCTCGGCCAACTCATGAAGACCTCGAGCCTGGAGACTGCGCTTCCCAAGAACGGCCTGGACAACTGCGCCAAGTGAACACCCGGCGCAGCGTAGGCATATCCTCCCCCGTCCACTGCCACCCAGAGGTGATCCTGCAAATCCTGCTGACCACACCCTGGGCTCTGAGACATACACAGTGCGAATGTCTGACATCACGAACTCCGATAGCACATTCTGCACCCAGTGGTGAACCTGCTCAGGGCCTTCCCTCAGCTCAGCCTCCCTTACTCCAAGCACATAGCGCTTCAGTCTCGACCCTTCCACCTGGTACGCTGTGAGAACATAGCAAGCATCTGGTCCAATCATCTGCGAGTGACAGGTGACAGCGATGCCAAGTGAGGAATTAGAGCCAAGAGCACATGTGACCTTGACTTTCACTTGGTTGTACATGCGGGGCAGCTGGCGCAGTGCCAAGGCACTCATGTTGCCAAGAGCATCACGGGTGGAGTAGGCACCATGACGAGCACCGGTATCCACCAGGGTTTGTGCCAACTTGAGGAAGTCCTTGCTGTTGAGCACATTTAGCATGCTCAAATCTGAACACATTACCCGTAAGAGGCGCTCAGCCACCTGCTGTCGCTCCTTCTCAGGCAGCCCATTATTTTCTGCCCGTGCAAACAGCAGACAGATGAATATGAAAGCAGAGCAAATCAGAAAATATAATTAGCGatgctatttttttaatttgaactaTAGAGAGGTAATattcaaaaaaatacacaatcagAGAATGGTACACATAATGGATTCACTTTAAACTTGGGTAAAATAGAGAGCAGAATCATATTTGTGTGAGCAAAATTGGAGACATTTGCAAACCATATATGACACTAACAAAGGTAAGGATTTGTTCAAATCAACATAATCGTCGAGGTTATTGCTACCATTTGCTATCAAACACCTTGCCAAAGAAGTAGTTACAGGCATCACATCAGGAAGGTAATTGTGACACATGTGTTCAATAAACTagcaaagcccacagagaatgttataaaaactgaaattggaaaacatttatttgactgATACAGTAGCAAAAAAGGACACGTAGTGAGAGAAGACGGGTGAGgcataaaacaaatgttcatgCTGCTATTTTAAACACGGATATTACAGTTATATGGCATGCCTGTTAACCACCCTGACGCAAAGTGTTCAAGAGTCAAGGGCTGTACACTTTTAATAAATCCATGTATATACAATAACCAACAGGCTGCAATGAAAATGGTTGATGGCAGTACTTACGACTGAGCGTGTGGTTTCTCTGGGAGATACTTTGAGGCTGGATTTGTAGTTTCACTGAGGAATGGGCCTGAGCCTGAGGACCTCTCCACAGCTGCTCCTGAGGACCTGTGGCTGCAGAGGTTTTGGGAGACTCCCCTTTGGTGTGGTTCTCATTATCAGCTGAGGGGGACACAGACATGGAAGATCGGGCACAGGTGATGATATTGTGCTAATTTCATGgacaatctgtgtgtgttaaagagTTTCCAGTGGAGAGAAATGCAAATAATCATATCGtgacacaaaattaaaaaggggatagaaaaagaaatgagaataaCTTAGTATTTGTACTCCCTCAGCAAGTGATCAATCAAACTATGCATTAGAAACAGCAGTGCAAATTTGTTGAAAATTTGGTTTTAAATCAGCAACAAATCTATCTTGGGTCATCATACATCAAgtataaaaagaataatttcaATCGATTATACTATGCAGTTATGATATGATAATGTATCCAGTATAAAGACAATTCCAAAAGAACACTAGTAAAAAATCAAGTAGTTAAAGCTTCTCAAATGCTTGCTTGATATTGAAGTTGTCATACATTAATTAACCTAATCATTTTGTcatgactttcagttgtgggTGCTTGCCATTGGACATAGTCATTACTTTTTACAGTTTATAAACTAATTGATTACTTAATCAGTGAGATAATAAAGAAGACAAGGcgtatgttgtttattttgtgatgaactaaagttttttttttttttaataaaaaaagaaactgcatcCTGCAGCCTCAGATCCAGATCTGCAACAACCCTCATAACTCATTATTGCAAGTATACAAGTGTTGTATTTTGCTCAACAATTCAATGCCTAAACCTCAAACAATAAACGGATTATGCGTAATCGTAATGACTTTCACATGCACTGCAGCAGCGGAGGGTGTGTTTGCGTTCTGCATTTGTCTCCCTGTCGAGCGCAACATGCATCTGTAGTCGTGGACTCACCAGCATGGGACTGCATGTGCTCCAGCAGGTTGTTGTAGAACTGGAACTGGATGCCACAGGCACCACAAGTGTAGGGTTCTAAAAAATCACAAGGTCCAGAAGAGTGTTGACTCTTTGTcggagaaaaaagtaaaaaatactgTGCagcctgttttttgttttttttatctctgatcTATACTGGATCTCTGCCAAATGGAGCAGCCCTGAAAGTCAGCTCTACCAAGGTGATTTGGTTTGGAGCCCAAGTTGGCTCAATTTGCAGTAGCATTTCGAGAAATTGTGTTGTaatgtgtaatttgttttgGATTGGATTTTGCATTTTGTGTTCCACAATCCTCTGTTGCATATCACCTACCACCTATTTGCTGTCTGCTTCACaccgaaagaaaaaaaaataagcatgaCTGATGTACAATACGACTGATCATATCCAACCTGATCATAAAGctaattatgtaaaatatgtataatcaTTGTAGATTAAAGACCCAAACGCACCAAACACAGccagtttaacaaaaaaaaaaatgaagcataccagaaaaaaaaggtgatatgAGAAGGAGTGCTGcatgcatacagtacattatgtgttttttgAGCAGGAAGGTGGGGTTGGACTTACTCTGGGTTGTAGGGAAGGAGCCAGCCACCAGAGGGCTCGGAGTTCCtgtggatgaggaggaagggaaattaaaaaaaaaaagtgtaatgtAACAGTGAACGATTCTCTACTGCTTTTTATACTACATTGCTGTGTTATTTAATTACTCGTATATTGCTCTGTATCCCTGTGATGTGGGCAAAGCCATACTGTCACCTTTAGTATAACTGCTTTCAATAAAAGTGTTAGCAACATGAAACACTGTGTGCATTActgacacacagtgagtgaaatCTTACCCTAAGCAAACAACTTTGTTCCTTAAACTCCATGCAAACATGCACTTGAGGCAGAATTACTGAGACTTTATCAAAGATGTAAAACCCTAACAAGTGATCACATGTACTGTAGCATACACACGGTGATTAAAACACTAAGACCacaccagtttttgattgatttatatTTACGCCATCTACTAAACAGCACACAACAGTGCCTCAACATCAACTGTGAACAAgacaacaattattttttttaagtttagaCCAAAGACCAAGACTGTAGTGTTCCCAAATATTGTTATTTGCAGAAGCAAAATGGCTGCTAGGTGGGTGATCACTTTAGGAATTGGAGAATGGCAAAAGTAAAAAGGAGTATCCAGTAACAGTGGAGTTTGACAACCATCTGTGTACATTTGCCTGTGAAAGTAGATTCTCGGTATGTAATTTGTCCATGGAAAAACagtgaagatgaaaaaaaaacactcgaAAAGAGAATCCATCAGCTTTCagcagtcatttaaaaatgcagataCTAAGGAAAAATTGTTACATTTGAGCTGGTAGAATAATGACAAAAAGAGTTTTCTAAAGTAACAAGCCAGACATACAAACTTCTTT
Proteins encoded in this window:
- the znf618 gene encoding zinc finger protein 618 isoform X2, coding for MSAQEAPKLGKEQGDGGSAATDGPSTALPSMTTNTSPAPVTVKKEPGTCETSNGKIGDVNPAEICVVIGGNDGGASAGGSRRAPTEGSYVCGVCGKKYKYYNCFQTHVRAHRESEAMVGDGLPQAPNSSFRYSCDICGKKYKYYSCFQEHRDLHAVDDPYEQVVLPVDGLKEEEPVEPYQKIGPREKALAHLSRDRGFIRRQRVSLQTQLAVFAETGSYVCEFCGKQYKYFNPYQEHVALHTPMGSFDMKASRVQECGSMDMSKFGHSQAAKIKNSPFRRKLESAIQSSLVDTNSSQNSSGTPSPLVAGSFPTTQKPYTCGACGIQFQFYNNLLEHMQSHAADNENHTKGESPKTSAATGPQEQLWRGPQAQAHSSVKLQIQPQSISQRNHTLSQNNGLPEKERQQVAERLLRVMCSDLSMLNVLNSKDFLKLAQTLVDTGARHGAYSTRDALGNMSALALRQLPRMYNQVKVKVTCALGSNSSLGIAVTCHSQMIGPDACYVLTAYQVEGSRLKRYVLGVREAELREGPEQVHHWVQNVLSEFVMSDIRTVYVSEPRVWSAGFAGSPLGGSGRGRICLRCAGCSLGAVVQAVLGKRSLQARGLHELAELLATCRDIASSTTLALREELFTNTSSSSSDEGSQGGPTQCPSPPCWDRMAEALLQVHAHFEQICEAYGRSKATAPVLQGLNKHLLGTLASLLAPLRLAALELSSQRRPTLQQVLPVYLRLEKFFTSKAGEAGTGTASKLCHYFLEALKENFKVERAHQVAMVLDPLLKLRSVPAYQHEDIISRACEMAAENRDGGMTGGGGSGGEDRDADGPPTKISRVECGGSNGGTSRGASSCSVSGNDESQNKVRQEIFQYLAEPLLQGTPDLFHYWSSAVGEKFPRLSRLALWLLAVPAVGIHGECVTVCEQSLAMKRRQQVTTEEMNKLIFLRSNMG
- the znf618 gene encoding zinc finger protein 618 isoform X5, coding for MSAQEAPKLGKEQGDGGSAATDGPSTALPSMTTNTSPAPVTVKKEPGTCETSNGKIGDVNPAEICVVIGGNDGGASAGGSRRAPTEGSYVCGVCGKKYKYYNCFQTHVRAHRESEAMVGDGLPQAPNSSFRYSCDICGKKYKYYSCFQEHRDLHAVDDPYEQVVLPVDGLKEEEPVEPYQKIGPKTGSYVCEFCGKQYKYFNPYQEHVALHTPMGSFDMKASRVQECGSMDMSKFGHSQAAKIKNSPFRRKLESAIQSSLVDTNSSQNSSGTPSPLVAGSFPTTQKPYTCGACGIQFQFYNNLLEHMQSHAADNENHTKGESPKTSAATGPQEQLWRGPQAQAHSSVKLQIQPQSISQRNHTLSQNNGLPEKERQQVAERLLRVMCSDLSMLNVLNSKDFLKLAQTLVDTGARHGAYSTRDALGNMSALALRQLPRMYNQVKVKVTCALGSNSSLGIAVTCHSQMIGPDACYVLTAYQVEGSRLKRYVLGVREAELREGPEQVHHWVQNVLSEFVMSDIRTVYVSEPRVWSAGFAGSPLGGSGRGRICLRCAGCSLGAVVQAVLGKRSLQARGLHELAELLATCRDIASSTTLALREELFTNTSSSSSDEGSQGGPTQCPSPPCWDRMAEALLQVHAHFEQICEAYGRSKATAPVLQGLNKHLLGTLASLLAPLRLAALELSSQRRPTLQQVLPVYLRLEKFFTSKAGEAGTGTASKLCHYFLEALKENFKVERAHQVAMVLDPLLKLRSVPAYQHEDIISRACEMAAENRDGGMTGGGGSGGEDRDADGPPTKISRVECGGSNGGTSRGASSCSVSGNDESQNKVRQEIFQYLAEPLLQGTPDLFHYWSSAVGEKFPRLSRLALWLLAVPAVGIHGECVTVCEQSLAMKRRQQVTTEEMNKLIFLRSNMG
- the znf618 gene encoding zinc finger protein 618 isoform X4, producing MSAQEAPKLGKEQGDGGSAATDGPSTALPSMTTNTSPAPVTVKKEPGTCETSNGKIGDVNPAEICVVIGGNDGGASAGGSRRAPTEGMFALGTPPPSKSTDSCIGSYVCGVCGKKYKYYNCFQTHVRAHRESEAMVGDGLPQAPNSSFRYSCDICGKKYKYYSCFQEHRDLHAVDDPYEQVVLPVDGLKEEEPVEPYQKIGPKTGSYVCEFCGKQYKYFNPYQEHVALHTPMGSFDMKASRVQECGSMDMSKFGHSQAAKIKNSPFRRKLESAIQSSLVDTNSSQNSSGTPSPLVAGSFPTTQKPYTCGACGIQFQFYNNLLEHMQSHAADNENHTKGESPKTSAATGPQEQLWRGPQAQAHSSVKLQIQPQSISQRNHTLSQNNGLPEKERQQVAERLLRVMCSDLSMLNVLNSKDFLKLAQTLVDTGARHGAYSTRDALGNMSALALRQLPRMYNQVKVKVTCALGSNSSLGIAVTCHSQMIGPDACYVLTAYQVEGSRLKRYVLGVREAELREGPEQVHHWVQNVLSEFVMSDIRTVYVSEPRVWSAGFAGSPLGGSGRGRICLRCAGCSLGAVVQAVLGKRSLQARGLHELAELLATCRDIASSTTLALREELFTNTSSSSSDEGSQGGPTQCPSPPCWDRMAEALLQVHAHFEQICEAYGRSKATAPVLQGLNKHLLGTLASLLAPLRLAALELSSQRRPTLQQVLPVYLRLEKFFTSKAGEAGTGTASKLCHYFLEALKENFKVERAHQVAMVLDPLLKLRSVPAYQHEDIISRACEMAAENRDGGMTGGGGSGGEDRDADGPPTKISRVECGGSNGGTSRGASSCSVSGNDESQNKVRQEIFQYLAEPLLQGTPDLFHYWSSAVGEKFPRLSRLALWLLAVPAVGIHGECVTVCEQSLAMKRRQQVTTEEMNKLIFLRSNMG
- the znf618 gene encoding zinc finger protein 618 isoform X3 codes for the protein MSAQEAPKLGKEQGDGGSAATDGPSTALPSMTTNTSPAPVTVKKEPGTCETSNGKIGDVNPAEICVVIGGNDGGASAGGSRRAPTEGMFALGTPPPSKSTDSCIGSYVCGVCGKKYKYYNCFQTHVRAHRESEAMVGDGLPQAPNSSFRYSCDICGKKYKYYSCFQEHRDLHAVDDPYEQVVLPVDGLKEEEPVEPYQKIGPREKALAHLSRDRGFIRRQRVSLQTQLAVFAETGSYVCEFCGKQYKYFNPYQEHVALHTPMGSFDMKASRVQECGSMDMSKFGHSQAAKIKNSPFRRKLESAIQSSLVDTNSSQNSSGTPSPLVAGSFPTTQTDNENHTKGESPKTSAATGPQEQLWRGPQAQAHSSVKLQIQPQSISQRNHTLSQNNGLPEKERQQVAERLLRVMCSDLSMLNVLNSKDFLKLAQTLVDTGARHGAYSTRDALGNMSALALRQLPRMYNQVKVKVTCALGSNSSLGIAVTCHSQMIGPDACYVLTAYQVEGSRLKRYVLGVREAELREGPEQVHHWVQNVLSEFVMSDIRTVYVSEPRVWSAGFAGSPLGGSGRGRICLRCAGCSLGAVVQAVLGKRSLQARGLHELAELLATCRDIASSTTLALREELFTNTSSSSSDEGSQGGPTQCPSPPCWDRMAEALLQVHAHFEQICEAYGRSKATAPVLQGLNKHLLGTLASLLAPLRLAALELSSQRRPTLQQVLPVYLRLEKFFTSKAGEAGTGTASKLCHYFLEALKENFKVERAHQVAMVLDPLLKLRSVPAYQHEDIISRACEMAAENRDGGMTGGGGSGGEDRDADGPPTKISRVECGGSNGGTSRGASSCSVSGNDESQNKVRQEIFQYLAEPLLQGTPDLFHYWSSAVGEKFPRLSRLALWLLAVPAVGIHGECVTVCEQSLAMKRRQQVTTEEMNKLIFLRSNMG
- the znf618 gene encoding zinc finger protein 618 isoform X1, producing MSAQEAPKLGKEQGDGGSAATDGPSTALPSMTTNTSPAPVTVKKEPGTCETSNGKIGDVNPAEICVVIGGNDGGASAGGSRRAPTEGMFALGTPPPSKSTDSCIGSYVCGVCGKKYKYYNCFQTHVRAHRESEAMVGDGLPQAPNSSFRYSCDICGKKYKYYSCFQEHRDLHAVDDPYEQVVLPVDGLKEEEPVEPYQKIGPREKALAHLSRDRGFIRRQRVSLQTQLAVFAETGSYVCEFCGKQYKYFNPYQEHVALHTPMGSFDMKASRVQECGSMDMSKFGHSQAAKIKNSPFRRKLESAIQSSLVDTNSSQNSSGTPSPLVAGSFPTTQKPYTCGACGIQFQFYNNLLEHMQSHAADNENHTKGESPKTSAATGPQEQLWRGPQAQAHSSVKLQIQPQSISQRNHTLSQNNGLPEKERQQVAERLLRVMCSDLSMLNVLNSKDFLKLAQTLVDTGARHGAYSTRDALGNMSALALRQLPRMYNQVKVKVTCALGSNSSLGIAVTCHSQMIGPDACYVLTAYQVEGSRLKRYVLGVREAELREGPEQVHHWVQNVLSEFVMSDIRTVYVSEPRVWSAGFAGSPLGGSGRGRICLRCAGCSLGAVVQAVLGKRSLQARGLHELAELLATCRDIASSTTLALREELFTNTSSSSSDEGSQGGPTQCPSPPCWDRMAEALLQVHAHFEQICEAYGRSKATAPVLQGLNKHLLGTLASLLAPLRLAALELSSQRRPTLQQVLPVYLRLEKFFTSKAGEAGTGTASKLCHYFLEALKENFKVERAHQVAMVLDPLLKLRSVPAYQHEDIISRACEMAAENRDGGMTGGGGSGGEDRDADGPPTKISRVECGGSNGGTSRGASSCSVSGNDESQNKVRQEIFQYLAEPLLQGTPDLFHYWSSAVGEKFPRLSRLALWLLAVPAVGIHGECVTVCEQSLAMKRRQQVTTEEMNKLIFLRSNMG